The sequence below is a genomic window from Glycine max cultivar Williams 82 chromosome 20, Glycine_max_v4.0, whole genome shotgun sequence.
CACTGAGtgttatcattatttttcttttggttaattagtttcaatatttaaacaatatttgGTTGGTAAGCAGAATAGTCATGAACTAATTAAGGGAATGAATGATTGAAAGGATATGTTTGTGTGTTGCATTATATTGCAAATAAATAAtgcacaagttaattttttaatagatgtATATGTTTGAACTAAATGATAATCATATCACAAGACCAAAAATATGCTTTAGAAGTATTTCGTGAAGAGAAGACACTGATTGATTAATGATTGGTTTTGGCTAAGAAAGGGATTACAAACAAAACTGACAGAAACCATGTTTCTAGGAATTATTTTTACCACAAATTAAGTAATATGtcattatatataacttttcaTGCTAAAGGcacattcaaattaaatataattcattcttatattataaatatataactctaaatataattagtcaatattaaaagataattatgtaCCTATCAACGAATAtcgaatatttaatttaatttttatgtatgattattttataatatataataaaaaagattaaatatgattttcttCCTCTAAATATTGACacattagttttagtttttcaaaaataactttattgtatttaattctaatttttttaaaaattcttcaaTTTAAGTTCTTTATATAACATCTAACTTACCcacattttatttgatatggaattttattttttaattaaaaagtagttAATTATTTTGTCTCAAGGTTACATATTATGGTGcagtaaaaaaagttattacgtATTTTACTTATTAACCTGACTAGAAAACATATGACATGGATGCTACATTAgattaaaaatttgtttctcattctttttccctttttcctgCGATTTGATTTGGTCCTCCGGAGGTGAAATGGCACTGTGGTGCTGCAAATTGTCAATTTCTAAAGTCGAACAAGAAATTGCCTAGCTAGACCTCTGTTGGGTTGAGAGTTGAAACCATAAGCGAACATCAAATGCTTGCACTTTTACGTTGGTAAAAGTTGTATGATTTGCCAAAATATTAAGTGTAGCCATGGCTGTTGTCACGTAGACAAAGTGAAAAGCAGCCATATATAAAGGAAATAAATTGCTAAACTCGGAATATTAGTGTGTAAGTTAACATCATATATCATTCACATTTTGTTTTAGACTAGCTAGCTAGCAACCGTCTCCCCCTTCCTTTGTCAAGATTAATGCTGTGAAAACTATATATGTATCTGCAAGCATACATGCAGCATCAACCACACAAAGCTAGGCTGTCTTCTTATATATCAAAGACTTCCATTGATGAAAACtaatcttataattataatttaattatttaatatcatatattaaaatgtatttGTTCATGTCAGAAAATATCAGTATCATCGAGAGACTTCTCTGAATTAGAGAAACCTGTCAAAGGAACCCCAACAAACTCTATCTATTTATAAAACTGGGACGAGCATCGGATACgttttcatttcttattttttgaaagtaatACTAGaaattagttgttatttttaaaaattttaaaactcaattaaaaaacatttcaaacgagatctaaaattataattacctcaaaatgtattttaacaataaaataaaattaaaatttatataaaaatactatataaatatgttcatatctattttttcatttaggtTTGTTTAACTAATCCAACACAAAATGGGATAAAACAATCTCATAGTACTTgacacaataaaattaaaacaattgtgTTAAAAGTTTGATTCacttgtttatattatttttatacataaattttaaagtaattatgtaTTTCCCTCAttgttttttactatttttaaattatattcgctttttaaatttgagattttatttttacaattgttCTTACATCATTTTATACAAGAAAAATGATAGATCTAATTTCTCCTTGGCTGGCTTGTAGTCAAGGTGTTCCAAAAGGTGTTGCAGGTTAAAAGTGTTATATAGAAGTTTCATAAGGGAATTTTttcacaaaagagaaaaatatttacataaatgatataaattattgttcACGTGAAGAAGTGAAGAAATTGATTCCtgataaatcaatttttttaataaattgtgtgtgtgttttttttttttttttttactttagtttAGAAACCAGTTATGAAATTGATTCATgggaaattaatatcataaggtgtttttttttctgataacatggttgtttttgttatttttttaatttaattgtttttgtaaaatatttttattttttttcctttttaattaattacatttatatttaaattttttaaattgtaaataattttttagtttgagaacattttgtattatttttgttatttttaattttatttgttgtttaaaattaaataaagttgatttaagagaaatttttgttaaaaaaattaagatgatacttctattatattattttttttgtttattctcatgtatttttatctttatcatgttTTGAGTaatgataattttgatttttatagatTATAGTTTGTTTAACatagatttttcttaattttttttatgagtctACGGaccaatataaagaaaaagtaaacttatataaaatagatttgtaaataaattgatagacaaattaaacttttaaatagattaaatgaaacttaaaagttaaatctataaaagttaatagaatttttaaaagtaattttttgcatattcataattttaatgtatgtctatctcttttaaatcacttgttttatttttatttgcatctttaaatttatataacaattttatttattgattataaaatgaaaatataattaatttattcaaaaataagttaaagtaaatttgttcaaaagtttttttttggcttaGTTTGCTCGGGAGTTCCTAGATTTGCAAAGACTGGGAGGTGTGTTCAATCAATGCACAGGAGCCATGAGTAGGTTCACTGATACAAGTTTGCACGCACACGCTAGCACGTGTGATTGGACTTGCTAGGTGCAACGTATTTGGATTTTGTTATTTGCATAAGTCAATAACTATCAGCTAGTTTCATTGAAATTGAAGGTTGGCAACATTAGACTGGTCTTTTCCCCTTGAGCACATAGCAATGACTCTTACAAATGCAACTACAAGTCAAATAGGGATAAAGATCATGGACAAATTTCTCCCTTAACACAACACACTAACATTGCGGTCCTTCTTCTTCGTGGTTgcagttcttcttcttctttcacttCCCGTGCGACtgtaattcttcttcttcctccacttCCCACGCTGCTGTggttctttttcttcctcttccttgtATCATTTCACTCCattgattcttcttcttcttcttcctttgtggGTGCTGGATGTTGTTGTTTTGGATGTTGTTGATATTGGTTTGATGTTGTTGTTTGAAGCAATGTCacaaacaaaaatgatatttttatgaaagaaCGGATCATCAATTTGTGTTTATACGGATTGCTGATacgtatgattttttttttgttttttttcacttttttttctaaatttgttttttttgaaattttgtttacATTGTAAATGTATATTTGtccaatattatttaaattgtttcttattgtaatattgttttacaatgttattgaaattttataattttttctgatttatatgttaagtattgactttatttataaaaatatatattaattattactaagATTAGAATGTTAAAactaagattagattagattgctaaaattaagattagactagtgaaacaattaattttcaatattattatattatatttgtttaacttttaaaaaaattgaaacaaatatctaaaagatattgaattttttacttatgtaaaatattaaaataataattaaaaataatttaaatttgttagttacaaaatatttaaactaaatttttaaataattaaaatttgttataaaaatattgaaacataatttttaattatacaataaatttgttagttataaaaaattatgaaacaaaatttaaaatttaagatatgaCAAGATTGTTAGTTGAAGATAcggattaaaatcaaatttaaaaatatatttaatttgatagttataaaaaatattgaaaccaaaatttaaaatttaaaatatattaaatttggtagttataaaaaatattgaaaccaaaaataaaaatttaaaatatgataagtttTTTAGTTTAACATAATCATTGAAATCAAgtttaaaaagatattaaatttgatagttataaaaaatactgaaaccaaaatttaaaatttaaaatatcataaaatttttagtttaacataatgattgaaatcatatttataaacatattaaatttgatagttataaaaaatatggaaaccaaaatttaaaatatgataagattgttagtttaagataataattgaaatcaaatttaaaaatatattaaatttgatagttataaaaatatggaaatcaaaatttaaatatttgataagtttgttagtttaaaaaaatgattgaaattaaatttaaaaatatattaaatttgatagttataaaaaatatgaaaaccaaaatttaaaatatgataagattgttaaattaagataataattgaaatcaagtttaatatatttaatgtggtagttatagaaaatattaaaactaaaattttaaatttaaagtatgataagattgttagtttatgataataatttaaattaaatttgataattataaaaaatattgaaacaaaaatttaaaatttaaaatttaattattaattactatataATCATAGGATTTAATGATTGATTTTGCGACTCATAATTTGGTAGTCTCATGATTTTGTGACTTTGTGACtcttaataataatgtaaaatttatatatatatatatatatatatatatatatatatatatatataatattttatccgaatacattgattatttatttttttactcatttATCCATAAATTTTCACGTATAATAAAactattcatttttataataattacttatatattatatataggataatttataattaattaataatgtaatttttttcacagttatacaaattaaaatattttacattaagattttttaatcaataaacttaacttttcaaaataaagagatcacGGGAATAAATGGTCAATccatttaacattaattttatattgaagaaaaaactCAAGATCTAAActtttaatttagttatatttaaattaataatagatatttttggtgtaattttattttttattttaaatattttgattttttttttcatgaatttaaatattttgataagtGATACCCATATCCCTCAATTTGGTTGCAGAGAACAACTCAGTCCTCAAAGCGCAGCACGGTAGTGGAATCCCTGTTGTTAGCCGTTAAGAAACACTATCTCTATCCCTAATCGAAACGACACCGCCGGATCTGTTCCTCCCTCCTCTCAGATTTTGCTGCAATGGGCAAGAAAAGGTTAacgtctttttttcttttgatcggaaaatcttaatttattagttttgttagaaatatGAGTTCGGAATTCTAACCCGCGACCTCTTTTCCCTCCCTTCTCTCTTCACTGTTTTCCAACCACTGAGCGAATCTTATATCTCCATTAACCCTTTCCTCTTCCCAAAATTTGAATGCCAGTTTCTAATCAGTGTTCTCACCTGTGCAGGTTAGATTCAAAGTTCGATCGCAAGTTCGAAAAGAAGGTCCAATTTTATTCCAGTAAGTTCCTGGATCAATTTCTAAAATGCTTTTCCCtactctttttattctttttttatattttcaattaacacaatttaataagtttactgagaaaaaaaaaataaaaaaaaaatgtcatagcTGAGGCGCTAGGCTTATGCTAggtattatatatgttttatttgcgTTTGTATGATTATGAAGTTTTATTGTCATTGGTGGTTCGGTGCATTTTACGTGTGAATTAATcctgtttaaattttttaactcatTCTAATAGTACCTTTTGCTATTGCAGAGGTGAAAGATGCTGTTACCTCCTTGAGTACCCAAAAGTCTATTACTAAGGTGATAATCTTATTTCAACCCTATTATTGTTCTTAAGTTGGGTTCATTGAACTGTGGAAGGACTTCACTTGGTTTGTAATAGGTTTAAATTAATGGCTAAATAACTGAATTATGCTGGGTATTAGGAAACAttggtttaaaattaaaatgctatATTGTTCATGGACATGTTGAAGACTTCTCAGCTACTTTCTTGTTCTCCACTTTACAACTTTAGATAGGGACAGACTGGGCATTGTGTCATATGTTGAATACACATGTGATGCCTGCTCTCACAGTTATAATTAGGCATTCACGTAATTTTGATTGGTGATGCAACATGTAAGTAACACTCATTTGATGCAGAAACATATCATAGGGCTTAAAGAACGCGCGAGGACATTCTATAGAAGTAACTCGTTGTATTGATTAATATGAAAAGATGATGATACAAGAGGGAACTATATGTATTTATAGGAGTGTAATGGAAACTGACTTATCTCAACTAATATAACTAACAATAAATAACAGAGgagttttttgtttcattttagaAAGCATGTATACTCTTCCTACAAGTAATTGTTGATGAAATGTTGTGTACACAGTTGATGCATTGGCATAAAATGACTTGAATGCCtgtttaatatttgatttacaGGACACTCTGCAGATTTGAGActaatagaaattttaaaatagaataacattttatatgtatttttttcttttataaaggaAGACTTTCATGTTCCAATGTAATGCAGCAAACTTTTGAACCATCTTGAACTGATGGATTAACTTTTATGGATTTTATCAGTTATCCtaaatatttttgaacaaaTCTTTATTGAGGATGCCCTGAAGATTTGGTTGCTGTGTTGTTGTATTGACCGAGTTGTGTTTCATTTAAGAGATATGTGCTCCTCTAGttttatcacttttatgtgtGTACGTGTTATTGATTTTCTGAAAATGTTGTCTTCtgtcagaaaaagaaaaagagcaaaCAACAAAGGCGGCAGAACAAATTGAAGGCATATAATCTATCTTCACTTTTAGAGTCCCTTCCCGAGGTGAAGTCATCAAAGAAACCAGTTTGTGAGAATGACGGCAAACTTAAGTGTAAATCCAGGCAGATATTAGTGTGAGTGTTTCCCATCATTATTCAATATTGCATTGCCAACTTATCATTTGATATGTAAGATTGTATTTGTAACCTATTGTCCTTGTTCATCATCAGATTGACTGAAAGAGATCGAATTTCTGCTGTTCTCAACGACCCTAACTTTCGAGCAGATCCCCTGTCTGCCATTCATCAATATATACAGAGCAAACAACTTGTAGTAGAGGAACAACCCAAGaaaaaagtgaacaaaaatggatccaaaaagaagaagaaatcaaaggCTTCAACTGGATTACAATCTATGGAAATGTAGTGTCTTTGTGTGGCTGCTATAATGATCTGCTTTTTTCAAGGTCTTTCCATAATTTTATTAACTTCTTCCGTAAAACATTAGATTGCTCGAATTATGAATGCAAAAATCAACGATTATGGTAATTGGTCACTATTTTGATAGCAGTATTTATTGAATAGGCGACTGACTTGCTGCGAGTGTTGAGCATAGCAACTCAATGTAGTAATTATGAACACAGGGAAACAAATTTTGACGAACATTGAAAGGTTcctaaaaagaagagaaaagatagTTCAAGATAGGATTGTGACTATCGTTTGATAGTCAAGGCATctaatgttttaaattcattttttgtgaCTACCTTTGACTATCGATGATTTTAAAACAGTGTTCCGAAAAGTATTTTTCttccaagtataagaaaatgtTTAAATTCTGAAGTTTGTTTAAATTACGCTTAAATGAGTCTCCCACGCCTCTCATCAAGTGGCCAAATCTAAAGTAAAATACCAAAATGTGCTTGaagctaatccaattaaatcATATACTAATAGCTCAGAGGAATTAAACCCTCATTTTTAGGTTGAGTTATGATATTGACAATAACAGTTGTGGCCCAAAAGAAACACACTACTGGTTGCAGGATCATTAATTGTATATACTGTAAAGAGCGTGTAGCAGGATATTCTTCCGTGCCAATTTTAGTTGTGAGTAATGCATTATGCTTATCGCAAACTCTTCACGATATTAAGTGAAAATCCTCTTTCATTCACAACTAATGCAATGAGGACAACATAATTCACAAAGGTAGCGTTTGACATGGATGAAGGCAACATGGAAAGGTGAGGTCATACCATATTTAACACGAAGTTACTTTGATTTTTCAGGCTTCATTGCCAATTCTTTTCATCAAAACAAATATTACAGaaaagaatgataaaattttatctcCGAAAATGAAATCTCTGAGCTTCAGAATTTACAACAGACACAAGGAGTTGGAATATGTGATCAATTTTTTGACGCTGACTGGAAGATAAAAACTGCCGTCAAGACACCCACAAGTGCTGTTACTGCAAGGGCAACTGTAGGCAGTGGACTTGTGAGTCCAAAGTTCTGCAAAATCAAAGTAAAGGAATGCTGTTATTCTTTTGCAGCGGATCGATAAGAATCTCTAGAATGGGAGGGATAGGAGTAAGGAGCATCAGAACTCCATAAAGCTTGGTTTCAGTGTGTTGCAATCACTTTTAAGCTCAAAACTTAAAATGATTCTACTTAGTTTTGAGATGCATCAGAAAGTTATGTGAACCCATATGCTTGATTATgaacttaatattttaaaagatcgTGACTCAGATCAGGCTATTACCaatgatgacaataataattaaaaaaaacacttgagcTTATTTTACCAGTAGATGTCATAAGCTCAATAAAGTAAAGGAGGGAGAAAGATTAACATATTACAGATTTACAGTCAGAATATCAAAGTGAACTTCTGACAGGTGGGTGGTTATGAAGAAAAGGAAGGCAAAAGCCAATTAATCATTCgatgaaaatgataaattgtATAATGACTCAAAGCAACAGTATCATACCTCTAGGAGTCCCTTCCCAGTAGCAATTTCAACAGTGATTGCTACTGCAAAGCCAACCATGGCTAGCCGACCTAGCCACACATCCAAACTGTTCCCTTCCTGGGTACTTTGCTCACATCTTATTGTAACAGGCATTGCTTTGCATGCAGCTTTCCTTCCATGATTTCTCCGAATCACTAGAGACAATTCAAACAATTCTTTAGTTCCACCCCCTTCCCCAACCATTCAAGGAAAAACATCATAAACGTCATAGACTAATGGATAAAGCTACAAATCCCAACTATAAATACTTTAACAGATTGACTTTTAAAGATTATATCAAGAACTGACCAGAAGATAGTGGTGaaatcaaaaagataaaaagtgaCTATCCACAAATAAGCGGTGATATTGCaagtttatatgaaaaaaattagcgGCAATATTTTCAGATACCACTTGTCATTAGTGCTGCCACTTTTAGTTGCATCAAATTAGCTAGTTCACAGGCTTAACTTGTGTGatccttcaataaaaaaataagaaacttaaAGTCACTAGATAGAATGCAGTTTTTCCCTAGatagaaaatatcatattttgcaATAGAATGAAACGAAGCCGTGAATCACCAGCTTATTTTGCAGTAGACTTATTAATTGTGGCTAAAATTAAGTGTAGGATCTAAAAGATGTATTAAACATTAACAAAGGAAGCTGTGGCCTATAGTCATCTCCAGCTGGAAAATTCTAAGATAGTTCACGAGTTCTAACTCTATTTTGAATCCTAACTAAcatgcaatttttttcttttcttataattaacatATCAGAGAAATTTAGGAAGAAACCAAGATCGCTAAATTATCCGAGCATTCAATTTTGAAGCAAAGGGTAGTAATTATTGTGAATGAAATGCAGTGACCCTGGCATAATTGAATGCAATTTTCACTTTATAAAGCAATCAAATATGATAAGGAGTAACCACAAGAACTAGAACTCGGAGATATAAGTTTGGTCCCGGTGATTGCGGAAGGATGAAGGGATTTTTAATCCCCCAACTCACATTTCTAACAAAATTGACAAAtatctaacaaaattaacaaattaacatttgtcagaaaaaaaaacaaaaaaacaggaAACTGTAAATCATCTGTTTATTGAAGATATTGACAGACGGGCTTACATTTATAATTGTGGCTAAAATTAAGTCTAGGATCCAACAGAAGTGCTAAGTACTATTGAGAAGGGAAGTAGTGGCCTATAGTAATGCTCCTGCCGCAAAATTTATGAACATGTTTTCGTTCAATTTGAAGCCCACAAAACATAATATGAAATTCTAAGACGTTAGCATACTCTGCAAAGAGTTCTACTACAATTCGATTTCCAACTATGAGATGGAAAAAAAAGTTCTTTTGGTTAGAATAACATGTCAGAAGAAAATTTAGGAAGAACCCAAGATTGCTAAGTTAGCAGAGCATTAAACTTTGAAGTGAAGGGTAGAAATTATTGAGAATGGAATGCAGTGTTGAAACTTGAATGCAAATTTCAGCTTATAAAGTGATAACATATGATAAGGAGTAACCACAGGAACTAAAGCTCTTACAGAGTGGGGAACCAGCGATGAATGATGGTCGAGTTGCAACAAAATTCCGATGAGGAAAGTGAGCGGTGGGAGAGCATTTTGGTGGAGTGAAAAGACGAGCAACTGCGACACACTTCAACTGAGAGTTAGAAATTGAACCTGAGACTCTTCACAATGAAAGAGTTGACAGAGAGGGAGGTTACCACCAGAAGAGATTGAAAGAGAAGCAGAGGCTTCAACAAGTGCCATGGTGGTGACTTGCTGGTTGCAACTATCTCAATTGTGCGGTTCCTACGAATTTTGCAGTGTTTAATGTTTATCTCCTGCTTTTGCTCAAGCGGTGTCAGTGCCTCAAACTTGTTCCACCATAACCCTTCATTCACACTCCTTAAGTCCCACGTGGCCTctttaatgattttctttttgttaacaGGCTAAAAAGAATTTGCTGTAACATtcgaatattaataatatacagAAAATGTAAGaagtcacatttttttattttttttttatttaagtaaacatattatgtgtatatatgtagTTCTTATTTCTAtaattgagaaattaaaaagacaGTTTTCTTTGGCTGACGGAAAAAAAAGACACGGTTTTCTTTCAAAGGATAATcacatctaaaatatttttaagaacaagagattaaaaaaatagatatatttttagGCACTAAAAGTGAACATtcctatatttatatttatagatttataggaactaaaattgtatttaatttttaaaaaaatatttcagtattgttaaaaagtaaattaatatagaaacttaaaactttaatttttactttgtttaaaactagttagttaaaaaaattttaataaaaaattgtatatagtccattatatttaatattaatagtagagttttttttaactaaacattaaaataattaagaaagaaaacatatatttttaatataaaatttaaaaatatatgtcattcaaataagagaaaaaatatttaaaatatataattgaaaaaatgaatagATTTAACTTTTACCAACTTTATGTATTCTAATTTATACTTtgctattttttaaacattttactttcaaatttagaaattatttttttatttaaattcattataagttaataaattcactttcttttattttttaaaaaataaaagctaatatATGCCATTGCGACCGAACAATGGTCAGAGGCACATAGAACAGGACAAAAACATAGTTCTTGCCTCTTGGATTAAGAAAAAACAACAGACaaaagggataaaaaaaatgttattatttctaCTCATGAGACTACATTGACCCACCCTGTTGCGTTACCTCACTCTGCCAACTAAAGAGAGTAGAACACTTTGAGCGAATGGCTACGTTTTCAATTGGGACACACACTTGTCCATGTTCCAGCATTTGCATAATTCTAGACTTCCACTTCATGGCTTCTGCACCGTTGAATCATCACCCTTCTTTGGCTCCTCTTCCTGCAGAATCTGTTTCACAGGTACCCTCCCCACGTTGCTCCGTCACAATGTATTGGCACGTGCCGAAGATAAGGCCAGAGACCCTACACCTTCTTCCTTTCAGCCTCAACAAAGCTCACAGCAACAGTTTCAGGTTCTTCTTCTGTATGACCCATTAACTGAGTTCTAACCATACCCTTTTAATCATTTTGGTCTGCTTATATATGAATTTGGATAGTTGATGTTGGGGTGCGTAATCTGGGTTAAGGGTTCCCCGCTTATCCATGAAAGATCCAAAGAAGCcgtttttgtttggaattaaCTCTACTTCACCGCTGTAAtgttcaatggattgatcatttttttttctttcaaaaaagtaaaaaataaaaaaggtggtggaatgaaagtgcacatttttttagtaagaaaataaa
It includes:
- the LOC100803296 gene encoding stress enhanced protein 1, chloroplastic isoform X1, with the translated sequence MALVEASASLSISSGVARLFTPPKCSPTAHFPHRNFVATRPSFIAGSPLLIRRNHGRKAACKAMPVTIRCEQSTQEGNSLDVWLGRLAMVGFAVAITVEIATGKGLLENFGLTSPLPTVALAVTALVGVLTAVFIFQSASKN
- the LOC100803296 gene encoding stress enhanced protein 1, chloroplastic isoform X2 — translated: MALVEASASLSISSVARLFTPPKCSPTAHFPHRNFVATRPSFIAGSPLLIRRNHGRKAACKAMPVTIRCEQSTQEGNSLDVWLGRLAMVGFAVAITVEIATGKGLLENFGLTSPLPTVALAVTALVGVLTAVFIFQSASKN
- the LOC100802777 gene encoding uncharacterized protein is translated as MGKKRLDSKFDRKFEKKVQFYSKVKDAVTSLSTQKSITKKKKKSKQQRRQNKLKAYNLSSLLESLPEVKSSKKPVCENDGKLKCKSRQILVLTERDRISAVLNDPNFRADPLSAIHQYIQSKQLVVEEQPKKKVNKNGSKKKKKSKASTGLQSMEM